From a single Triplophysa rosa linkage group LG1, Trosa_1v2, whole genome shotgun sequence genomic region:
- the tsg101b gene encoding tumor susceptibility gene 101 protein produces MEGANEMFLRKLLSKLYKYRDLTVREVTNVTSRYKDLKPVMDNYVFNDGSNKELLSLTGTVPVSYRGNVYNIPVCLWLLDTYPYNPPICFVKPTSAMMIKTGKHVDANGKIYLPYLHEWKAPQSDLFGLIQVMVVVFGEEPPVFSRQSTQSPYPAFSAAGPPNISYMPNTPGLPFGQSQSSNPGGFQGYPYPAAVSGYPTTSGPSPYTPVSTVTTVGPSRDATIGEDTIRVSLVSAVSDKLRWRMKEEMDRAQAELDALKRTEEDLKKGHQKLEEMVTKLDLEMADVDKNIDLLKCKDEEMTAALEKMENQSEDNDIDDVISPTAPLYKQILNLYAEENAIEDTIFYLGEALRRNVIDLDVFLKHVRLLSRKQFQLRALMQKARKMAGFSDLY; encoded by the exons atggAGGGTGcgaatgaaatgtttttacGGAAACTGCTGTCAAAG CTTTATAAATACAGAGATCTCACCGTACGCGAGGTAACAAACGTGACGTCTCGGTACAAAGATCTTAAACCTGTGATGGACAACTACG TGTTCAATGATGGTTCCAACAAAGAGCTGCTGAGTCTTACAGGAACCGTGCCAGTAAGCTACCGAG GAAATGTGTATAATATTCCTGTCTGCCTGTGGCTTCTCGACACCTATCCCTACAATCCTCCCATCTGTTTTGTCAAACCTACAAGTGCCATGATGATAAAAACAGGGAAACATGTGGATGCTAATGGAAAGATTTACCTCCCGTACCTGCATGAATGGAAAGCT CCCCAATCAGATTTGTTTGGACTGATCCAGGTGATGGTTGTGGTGTTTGGAGAGGAGCCACCAGTCTTCTCACGGCAGAGCACTCAGTCGCCCTACCCAGCATTCTCAGCAGCAGGGCCACCTAACA TTTCTTATATGCCAAATACACCAGGCCTGCCATTTGGTCAAAGTCAGTCTTCCAATCCAGG TGGATTTCAGGGCTATCCTTATCCTGCTGCAGTGTCTGGTTATCCCACAACATCAGGTCCTTCTCCCTATACTCCAGTGTCTACTGTCACTACAGTGG GTCCCAGCCGTGATGCTACCATTGGAGAAGACACGATTCGTGTGTCTTTAGTGTCTGCTGTCAGCGACAAGTTGCGCTGGAGGATGAAAGAAGAGATGGATCGAGCTCAGGCAGAGCTTGATGCTCTGAAAAGAACAGAGGAGGACCTGAAGAAGGGACATCAGAAGCTGGAGGAGATGGTGACCAAACTAGACCTTGAGATG GCTGATGTGGACAAAAACATTGACCTCCTTAAGTGTAAAGACGAAGAAATGACCGCAGCTCTGGAAAAGATGGAGAACCAGTCAGAGGACAATGACATTGATGATGTCATTTCACCCACTGCTCCCCTTTATAAGCAGATTCTGAACCTCTATGCAGAGGAAAATGCAATAGAAGACACTATCTTCTATCTGGGCGAAGCATTACGCAGAAATGTTATTGACTTGGATGTGTTTCTTAAG CATGTGAGGCTTCTCTCCAGAAAACAGTTCCAGTTACGAGCCTTAATGCAGAAGGCCCGGAAAATGGCAGGTTTTAGTGACCTGTACTGA
- the hrasb gene encoding HRas proto-oncogene, GTPase b, whose protein sequence is MTEYKLVVVGAGGVGKSALTIQLIQNHFVDEYDPTIEDSYRKQVVIDGETCLLDILDTAGQEEYSAMRDQYMRTGEGFLCVFAINNTKSFEDIHQYREQIKRVKDSDDVPMVLVGNKCDLPARTVDTRQAHELARSYGIPYIETSAKTRQGVEDAFYTLVREIRQHKLRKLNPPDDNGQDCMNCRCVVS, encoded by the exons atgacagaatataAGTTAGTGGTGGTGGGTGCAGGTGGTGTGGGCAAGAGTGCTTTGACCATCCAACTCATTCAGAATCACTTTGTTGATGAATACGACCCAACCATTGAG GACTCATACAGGAAGCAGGTGGTGATTGATGGAGAAACGTGTCTTTTGGATATCCTGGATACTGCAGGTCAGGAGGAGTACAGTGCAATGAGAGACCAATACATGAGGACTGGAGAGGGTTTTCTATGTGTCTTTGCCATCAACAATACCAAGTCTTTCGAGGACATTCATCAGTACAG GGAACAGATTAAGAGGGTGAAAGACTCTGATGATGTGCCTATGGTGCTTGTGGGTAATAAATGTGATCTACCAGCCCGCACTGTGGACACAAGACAGGCCCATGAACTTGCCCGTAGCTATGGTATACCATACATTGAAACCTCAGCAAAAACAAGACAG GGAGTGGAAGATGCTTTTTACACACTTGTCCGTGAAATTAGGCAACACAAGCTGAGGAAACTGAACCCTCCAGATGACAATGGCCAAGACTGCATGAATTGCCGCTGCGTGGTGTCATGA